Proteins co-encoded in one Bacillota bacterium genomic window:
- a CDS encoding patatin-like phospholipase family protein has translation MRPRLPDRVGVALGGGVVRGLAHIGVLQVLEELGVRIEYIAGTSCGAVIGGLYAAGVPLAGMMDIALHARWRDLAEISVRRDGLIGTRKLAAHLDSIIGGKRFEDLDIPFAAVATDICTGEEVLINSGPVSEAIRASCSIPGIFVPVKMGGRMLVDGGLCNNVPTSVTRAIGADYVVAVELNSRGVGGPPPKNVFQIILHAHDIIQRTNVDKEVRDADVLIQPDLSGLSLIDFAAAREFIRRGREAAEQAFAVIE, from the coding sequence GTGCGTCCACGACTTCCCGATAGGGTCGGCGTCGCGCTGGGCGGCGGAGTCGTGAGGGGCCTTGCCCATATCGGCGTGCTGCAGGTACTCGAGGAACTCGGCGTCCGTATAGAGTACATAGCCGGCACGAGCTGCGGCGCCGTAATAGGTGGACTGTACGCCGCAGGGGTGCCCCTCGCCGGCATGATGGATATCGCGCTTCACGCGCGCTGGCGGGACCTCGCCGAGATCTCGGTAAGGCGCGACGGCCTCATCGGGACGAGGAAACTCGCAGCCCACCTCGACTCCATAATCGGGGGCAAGAGGTTCGAGGACCTCGACATTCCATTCGCCGCAGTGGCCACCGACATATGTACCGGTGAGGAAGTGCTCATCAACTCGGGGCCCGTATCCGAAGCCATCAGGGCGAGCTGCTCGATTCCCGGGATATTCGTCCCGGTCAAGATGGGCGGGAGGATGCTGGTGGACGGGGGCTTGTGCAACAACGTCCCCACAAGCGTGACCCGCGCCATTGGGGCGGATTACGTGGTCGCGGTCGAGTTGAACTCCCGCGGCGTGGGCGGGCCTCCGCCGAAGAACGTCTTCCAGATAATCCTCCACGCCCACGACATCATCCAGCGCACCAACGTCGACAAAGAGGTCCGCGATGCCGACGTGCTGATCCAGCCCGACCTGTCCGGCCTGAGCCTGATAGATTTCGCCGCGGCCAGGGAGTTCATCAGGAGGGGCAGGGAAGCGGCGGAGCAGGCATTCGCCGTCATTGAGTAG
- the lexA gene encoding transcriptional repressor LexA, whose amino-acid sequence MAEDLTPRQTQILQFIKRCVQEKGYPPSVREICRAVGLSSTSTVHGHLDKIEQKGLIKRDPTKPRTIEITGSKHPAKRLVDVPLLGRVTAGQPILAVQNVEDTFPLPTDLIESEEAFLLSVKGDSMIGSGILDGDHVLVRPQDTAENGDIVVALIGDDATVKKFFREADHVRLQPDNPAMTPIITRDVRIIGKVIGLFRRY is encoded by the coding sequence TTGGCGGAGGACCTGACTCCACGTCAGACCCAGATACTGCAGTTTATCAAGCGATGCGTCCAGGAAAAGGGGTATCCCCCGTCCGTCAGGGAAATCTGTCGCGCGGTCGGCCTCAGCTCCACCTCGACCGTCCACGGCCACCTCGACAAGATCGAGCAGAAGGGACTCATCAAGAGGGATCCTACGAAACCGAGGACCATCGAGATCACGGGGTCGAAACACCCCGCGAAGCGCCTGGTTGACGTCCCGCTACTGGGCCGCGTGACCGCAGGCCAGCCGATCCTTGCAGTGCAGAATGTCGAGGACACCTTCCCCCTGCCCACGGACCTGATCGAGAGCGAAGAGGCCTTCCTGCTGTCTGTGAAGGGGGACAGCATGATAGGCTCGGGGATACTCGACGGTGATCACGTGCTGGTCAGGCCGCAGGACACCGCCGAGAACGGGGATATAGTAGTCGCGCTTATCGGCGATGATGCCACCGTGAAGAAGTTCTTTCGCGAGGCCGACCACGTCCGGCTGCAGCCCGATAACCCCGCCATGACGCCCATAATCACCCGCGACGTGAGGATAATCGGAAAGGTCATCGGCCTTTTCCGCCGCTATTAG
- a CDS encoding xanthine permease, protein MDERNAHVVGYLPDDTPPPGRLLIFALQHVIVMFPATVLVAILTGFDVGVTIVASGLATLGFILFTCRRIPLYYGSSFSYIAAVAGVAKAAGVPAAQCGIVASGLVSIIAGWLVKRYGQKSINTILPPIVTGSVAIVIGLALAFAAMSMAAANWTVALITLVATILFSVYLKGALGQLPVLFGVAVGYLASLATGVVNFEPLQKAAFFAIPKFTMPVWSPVAIAAIMPVAIATIPESTAHLYQIDLYVNDLAGKLGRSRRYGISGLLGENLMGDGIGDIIAGFIGGPAGTNYGENNSLMAITRNFSVPVIMTAAAVAIVMGFFGWIAGIVNTIPVAVIGGVSIYLFGVIGGQGVALMISEKVDLFDPRNLAIGATILVIGIGGSFFADPGALKAGAVSFTGTIPIWGMELPAIATASVFGILLNLVFKAFPSKR, encoded by the coding sequence ATGGATGAGCGTAACGCGCATGTAGTAGGCTATTTACCGGACGACACTCCGCCTCCAGGTCGACTCCTCATCTTCGCGCTCCAGCATGTAATCGTCATGTTCCCCGCGACTGTCCTGGTGGCAATCCTCACGGGCTTTGACGTCGGTGTCACTATCGTGGCGAGTGGCCTTGCCACCCTGGGATTCATCCTGTTCACCTGCCGCAGGATCCCGCTGTACTACGGATCGAGCTTCTCGTACATAGCTGCCGTCGCGGGAGTGGCGAAGGCCGCTGGCGTTCCCGCGGCGCAGTGCGGCATCGTTGCATCCGGCCTGGTCTCGATAATCGCCGGTTGGCTGGTCAAGCGGTACGGCCAGAAGTCCATCAACACGATACTCCCACCGATAGTAACGGGTAGCGTCGCGATCGTCATAGGGCTCGCGCTCGCGTTCGCGGCGATGAGCATGGCGGCTGCCAACTGGACGGTGGCGCTCATTACCCTTGTGGCGACCATCCTGTTCTCGGTGTACCTGAAAGGCGCGCTCGGGCAGCTTCCGGTTCTGTTCGGCGTGGCCGTGGGGTACCTTGCGTCCCTGGCGACAGGCGTTGTCAACTTCGAGCCGCTGCAAAAAGCGGCGTTCTTCGCGATCCCGAAGTTCACCATGCCGGTATGGAGCCCCGTAGCGATCGCCGCGATCATGCCGGTCGCGATAGCCACGATCCCGGAGTCAACCGCCCACCTCTACCAGATCGACCTCTACGTCAATGACCTCGCCGGGAAACTCGGCCGGTCGAGGCGTTACGGTATCTCGGGTCTGCTGGGCGAGAACCTGATGGGCGACGGGATCGGCGACATTATCGCCGGCTTCATCGGAGGGCCCGCGGGGACGAACTACGGCGAGAACAACAGCCTGATGGCGATAACGCGAAACTTCTCCGTCCCCGTGATCATGACCGCCGCCGCGGTGGCCATCGTGATGGGCTTCTTCGGATGGATAGCGGGCATCGTTAACACCATTCCGGTGGCGGTTATCGGCGGAGTATCGATATACCTGTTCGGCGTCATCGGCGGCCAGGGCGTTGCGCTCATGATCTCGGAGAAGGTAGACCTGTTCGACCCGAGGAACCTTGCGATAGGCGCCACCATCCTGGTCATCGGCATCGGTGGATCGTTCTTCGCGGACCCCGGGGCGCTGAAGGCGGGCGCGGTATCATTTACGGGGACCATCCCGATCTGGGGTATGGAGCTTCCGGCGATAGCGACGGCGTCAGTATTCGGCATACTGCTCAATCTCGTATTCAAGGCGTTCCCGTCCAAGCGCTGA
- a CDS encoding ferrous iron transport protein A — MVGIRPGHSGRGDLACRKLASLGIVAGSAIRLIQKRPLPVIALGNSKFAIDMNTADLVMCVPDGGSTAQCAVLPD, encoded by the coding sequence GTGGTGGGGATCCGTCCCGGGCACTCCGGTCGCGGCGACCTGGCATGCAGGAAACTCGCGTCGCTCGGGATAGTCGCCGGGTCGGCCATCAGGCTGATCCAGAAAAGGCCGTTGCCGGTAATCGCGCTGGGGAACTCGAAGTTCGCGATCGATATGAATACCGCCGACCTCGTCATGTGCGTCCCGGACGGCGGCAGTACTGCTCAGTGTGCGGTGCTACCGGATTGA
- a CDS encoding DUF89 family protein yields MRAFFECYPCLVRQAYDVTMKYCPDENSRVAVMKRIFGEIATAREWASTPELAGAIYRILGEAAGARDLFQNEKEYFNREMMKLEDDLGNVIARSADRFLTAVRLAAAGNIIDFGVLRHVDKETVMEAIRTAESKQIDRNALESLRSDLAGAGVLLYIGDNAGEIVFDKVLVSYIREEFPHLEVYFGTRGAPIVNDATPDDARLVGLDSLATIVSNGTALPGVVLSKCSQEFRAVFDSADVIISKGQGNFEALKGETRRNIYFLFTCKCDLITRTMGLKKLDLVLLREDRGGE; encoded by the coding sequence TTGCGCGCGTTCTTTGAATGCTATCCCTGCCTCGTGCGCCAGGCGTACGACGTGACGATGAAGTACTGCCCTGATGAGAACAGCCGGGTCGCGGTGATGAAGAGGATATTTGGCGAGATTGCGACAGCGCGCGAGTGGGCGAGCACGCCCGAACTGGCGGGGGCGATCTACAGGATCCTCGGTGAGGCTGCTGGAGCGCGCGACCTGTTCCAGAACGAGAAGGAATACTTCAACCGTGAGATGATGAAACTTGAGGACGACCTCGGGAACGTCATCGCCCGCTCGGCGGACAGATTCTTGACAGCGGTAAGGCTTGCCGCCGCGGGGAACATCATAGACTTCGGGGTGCTTCGTCATGTAGATAAGGAAACCGTGATGGAGGCCATCCGGACTGCTGAATCGAAGCAGATCGACCGGAACGCTCTCGAGAGCCTGAGGAGCGACCTCGCCGGCGCAGGGGTGCTCCTCTACATCGGCGACAACGCAGGCGAAATCGTATTTGACAAGGTGCTGGTATCGTACATCCGTGAGGAGTTCCCGCACCTCGAGGTGTACTTTGGGACGAGAGGCGCGCCCATCGTGAACGATGCCACGCCGGACGACGCTCGGCTGGTGGGCCTTGACTCCCTGGCTACGATAGTGAGCAACGGGACCGCTTTACCGGGGGTGGTTCTGTCGAAATGCTCGCAGGAGTTCCGCGCGGTTTTCGACAGCGCGGACGTGATAATATCGAAAGGCCAGGGGAACTTCGAAGCGCTCAAAGGCGAGACCCGGCGGAACATATACTTCCTCTTCACCTGCAAGTGCGACCTCATCACTCGTACGATGGGGTTGAAGAAACTCGACCTCGTGCTGCTGCGCGAGGATCGCGGAGGGGAATGA
- a CDS encoding threonine/serine dehydratase, whose translation MPELWDPTISDVFRARTIVNRFLQPTPLIKPAALGRILGCEAWVKCENLQPVGAFKVRGGLNLVSQLTPEERARGVITASTGNHGQSIAYAARAFGVRAIVGAPEGANPLKVDAMRSLGAEVVLRGKDFDEARRWVEETAREEGYRYVHSMNEPLLIAGVGTCTLEVVEDLPDLDYIIVPIGGGSGASGACIVVKSIEPRIKVIGVQAERAPSVYLSWKHGRLTGTDSANTFAEGLATRVAFELPFRILSRYLDDMVLVSEDEMKNAIEMLLETTHQVAEGAGAAATAAATKIADRLQGKRVALMLSGGNITLETLRGILSRRQAPASGPTAAHQ comes from the coding sequence ATGCCGGAGTTGTGGGATCCCACCATCTCGGACGTTTTCCGTGCGAGAACCATCGTGAACCGGTTCCTGCAGCCGACCCCGCTCATCAAGCCGGCGGCCCTGGGCAGGATTCTCGGGTGCGAGGCCTGGGTCAAGTGCGAGAATCTCCAGCCGGTCGGCGCGTTCAAGGTGCGCGGCGGGCTGAATCTGGTCTCGCAGTTGACGCCGGAAGAACGGGCCCGCGGTGTCATCACGGCGTCTACAGGAAACCACGGCCAATCCATCGCATACGCTGCCAGGGCGTTCGGCGTGCGGGCTATCGTCGGCGCTCCGGAGGGCGCCAATCCCCTCAAGGTCGACGCGATGCGCAGCCTGGGAGCTGAGGTTGTCCTGCGGGGAAAGGATTTCGATGAAGCGCGCCGGTGGGTGGAGGAGACGGCGAGGGAGGAGGGCTACCGCTACGTTCACTCAATGAATGAACCCCTGCTCATTGCCGGCGTAGGGACCTGCACCCTTGAGGTCGTCGAAGATCTACCCGACCTCGATTACATAATCGTGCCCATCGGCGGTGGCAGCGGGGCATCCGGCGCGTGCATAGTGGTGAAGTCCATTGAACCTCGCATAAAGGTGATCGGGGTTCAGGCCGAGCGCGCGCCCTCTGTCTACCTGTCGTGGAAACACGGTCGCCTTACCGGGACCGACAGCGCGAACACATTCGCGGAGGGGCTGGCAACGCGGGTGGCGTTCGAGCTGCCGTTCCGAATCCTCAGTCGCTATCTTGACGATATGGTCCTCGTGTCCGAGGACGAGATGAAGAATGCCATCGAGATGTTGCTCGAAACCACACACCAGGTCGCCGAGGGCGCGGGCGCGGCCGCCACAGCGGCCGCCACCAAGATAGCTGATCGGCTCCAGGGCAAGCGCGTGGCCCTCATGCTGTCGGGCGGTAACATCACGCTGGAGACCCTCAGGGGCATCCTAAGCCGCCGGCAGGCCCCGGCATCAGGACCCACGGCGGCCCACCAATGA
- the feoB gene encoding ferrous iron transport protein B yields MAGRVLLLGNPNVGKSAVFNALTGGRATVSNYPGTTVEMLQGFLKGVSACIQVTDTPGMYSIVPVTEEERIAVRETLTATENTVVVQVGDAKNLERTLALTLQILDLRIPLVLVLNMMDEAESAGISIHSDALSGCLGIPVVTTSAVSGRGIEDLRNVIIGSLETVWLGRPCGCISTGVSCAAAALWGPVELEGQDSGAGPGGEAGEALQQAKSMLEALSRYFESRAPGRGRLYASVYLEGGRDGLAGVLDEATLVAARDTVGDIDPQQAEQIALILAGARHARARELARQAQACTAEDDGARGPAASGRALPKTVPDIDRVLIHPLLGFVPLVAVVYFGLYLLVGKLGAGVVVDFIDSGLFERFVTPRATTAVGAFPDLARDLLAGDYGLLTVALRYAFAIIMPIVGTFFIAFALIEDSGYLPRMALLLDSWFRRLGLNGRAVIPIVLGFGCDTMATVVTRTLETRRERLIATVILALAIPCSAQLGLIMAILSPQPVALLLWALVVFAVLVTVGTMAARLLPGDPPGFFMELPPLRVPRLANILSKSWARMTWYVLEVIPVFAGMSVVLTLADRFGVLERVITVIGPLMSSMGLPAAAAEVFIYGFFRRDYGAAGLYDLARAGVLSTNQILIAAVVLTLFVPCIAQFTVMMRERGVTATLAISAFVTLCAAGVGIVLNAAMGALGVVL; encoded by the coding sequence ATGGCCGGCAGGGTCCTGCTTCTGGGCAACCCGAACGTGGGTAAGAGCGCGGTGTTTAACGCGCTCACAGGTGGCAGGGCGACTGTATCAAACTACCCCGGAACGACGGTGGAAATGCTGCAGGGTTTTCTGAAGGGCGTCTCCGCCTGCATTCAGGTGACAGATACCCCCGGGATGTATTCCATCGTCCCTGTGACTGAGGAGGAACGCATCGCGGTACGGGAGACGCTCACGGCTACGGAGAACACCGTAGTCGTGCAGGTCGGCGACGCCAAGAACCTCGAAAGGACCCTGGCCTTAACCCTGCAGATACTCGATCTGCGAATCCCCCTGGTTCTTGTGCTTAACATGATGGACGAGGCCGAATCCGCCGGTATAAGCATCCACTCGGATGCGTTGAGCGGCTGTCTCGGCATACCCGTTGTGACGACGAGCGCTGTATCCGGGCGGGGGATTGAAGATCTTCGCAACGTCATTATCGGTAGCCTGGAGACAGTGTGGCTCGGCCGGCCCTGCGGGTGTATCTCAACCGGGGTTTCGTGTGCGGCTGCCGCCCTGTGGGGTCCCGTGGAGCTCGAGGGGCAGGATAGCGGAGCGGGGCCAGGGGGCGAGGCTGGCGAGGCTCTGCAACAGGCGAAGAGCATGCTTGAGGCGCTGAGCCGGTATTTCGAATCCCGGGCGCCGGGGCGCGGCCGGCTGTATGCATCTGTCTACCTTGAGGGCGGGCGCGACGGGCTGGCCGGTGTGCTGGACGAGGCCACACTCGTGGCCGCGCGCGACACCGTGGGAGACATCGACCCGCAGCAGGCGGAGCAGATCGCCCTTATCCTCGCGGGCGCCCGTCACGCGAGAGCCAGAGAACTCGCACGCCAAGCGCAGGCATGCACGGCGGAAGACGATGGTGCTCGCGGGCCCGCGGCCTCCGGGCGAGCCTTGCCGAAGACCGTCCCCGACATCGATAGGGTGCTGATACACCCGCTTCTGGGGTTTGTTCCGCTCGTCGCGGTCGTCTATTTTGGACTCTACCTCCTGGTAGGGAAGCTGGGGGCGGGGGTGGTCGTGGACTTTATCGACTCGGGGCTATTCGAGCGATTCGTGACCCCCAGGGCCACTACGGCAGTCGGCGCGTTCCCCGATCTCGCTCGTGACCTCCTCGCCGGTGACTACGGGTTACTCACGGTGGCGCTGCGGTACGCCTTCGCCATCATCATGCCTATAGTGGGCACGTTCTTCATCGCCTTCGCGCTGATCGAGGACTCCGGCTACCTTCCGAGAATGGCGCTCTTGCTCGACAGCTGGTTCAGGCGGTTGGGTCTCAACGGGCGCGCAGTTATACCGATAGTGCTGGGCTTCGGGTGCGACACCATGGCCACTGTAGTCACCCGGACGCTCGAAACAAGGAGAGAGAGGCTGATTGCCACAGTGATCCTGGCCCTGGCGATTCCATGCTCGGCGCAACTTGGACTCATCATGGCGATACTGTCCCCGCAGCCGGTCGCATTGTTGTTGTGGGCGCTGGTCGTGTTCGCGGTACTGGTGACAGTGGGTACGATGGCAGCGCGATTGCTACCGGGAGACCCGCCGGGTTTCTTTATGGAACTTCCTCCGCTCAGGGTCCCGCGACTGGCGAACATCCTTTCGAAGTCCTGGGCGAGGATGACGTGGTACGTGCTCGAGGTGATTCCGGTGTTCGCCGGCATGAGCGTGGTCCTGACGCTTGCGGACAGGTTTGGGGTGCTCGAGCGGGTCATAACCGTGATCGGGCCGCTCATGAGCTCGATGGGTCTGCCTGCGGCTGCGGCAGAGGTCTTCATATACGGCTTCTTCCGGCGCGACTACGGGGCTGCGGGGCTTTACGACCTGGCCAGGGCTGGTGTCCTGTCCACAAACCAGATCCTGATCGCGGCCGTCGTTCTGACCCTGTTCGTTCCGTGTATCGCCCAGTTTACCGTAATGATGAGGGAGCGTGGGGTCACCGCCACGCTGGCAATATCCGCGTTCGTGACGCTTTGCGCCGCAGGGGTTGGCATTGTTCTGAACGCCGCCATGGGCGCCCTGGGGGTGGTGTTGTGA